GGAGTCCTCATGGTCTGCTTCAACCGGCGTGATCTCGGTCTGCTCGCCCTGCGCGTCGGCACCGGCGCGGTGCTCGCCGCCCACGGCAGCCAGAAGCTGGCCGGCTGGTTCGGCGGCGGAGGCATCCAGGGCACCACGGCGGCGATGGAGGCGATGGGGTTCCACCCGCCCAAGCACAGCGCCGTGGCCGCCGGGCTCGGCGAGGCGGGTGGCGGTGTGCTGCTGGCGCTGGGGCTCGCCACTCCGGCGGCGGGCGCGGCGGCCGCCGGGGCGATGGCCGGTGCGGTGGCCGTGCACGCACCGGCGGGCTTCTTCGCCCAGGGCGGCGGCTACGAGTACCCGGCGTTCCTCGGGTTCACCGCCGCGGCCATCGGTCTGGCCGGCCCCGGGCGCTACTCCGTGGACCACGTCACCTGCCATGTCTTCGACCGGCCCTGGATGGTCGCGCTGGCCTTCGCGGGCAGCGCGGCCGCGGCCGCCGCGGTGGTCGGCAGGCGGGCGAAGGGACAGGCGGCCCAGAAGCAGGAGACGTCCTGATGAGCGAGGACCCGTCCCGGGCCGCTGATCCGTCCGGCTTCGGGCAGGGGCCCGGTCAGGGCGATACGCCGTGGCAGCGCGGCGACGGTCCGGCCGGGCGCGCTCCCGCGCCCGACCCGGACAGCCTCTGGGTGACCGGCGGTGTGCTCTTCGCCGGGGTGCTGATGCTCTGCCAGGGCGCCGTCGCGGCCCTGGAGGGCATCGCGGCCCTGGCCGACGGTGACGTCTACGGCGACGTCGGCGAGTACGTCTACCGCTTCAGCCTCGACGGCTGGGGCTGGATCCACCTGGTGCTCGGCGTCTGCGTCGCCGTCACCGGGGCGGGACTGCTCAAGGGGGCGCGATGGGCCAGAGTGGCCGGCATCGTCTTCGCCTCCCTGAACCTCTTCGCGCACTTCCTCTTCCTGCCGTACGCGCCCCTCTGGTCGGTGATCGTCATCGCCCTGGACATCTTCGTGATCTGGGCGCTCGCCGCCTACCGGGACCCGGGCCGGGCGCCCGGGGACGCGCTGCGGCGGCCTTGATGCCTCAGGACCTCCCGCGGCTCAGCGCCCCCGGCCACCACGCCTTCGGCCCGATGTCCCGGACCAGCGCCGGGACGAGGAGCGACCGGACGACCAGCGTGTCGAGCAGGACGCCGAAGGCCACGATGAACGCGATCTGGACCAGGAACGCCAGCGGGATCACGCCCAGCGCCGCGAAGGTGGCCGCCAGGACGACACCCGCCGAGGTGATGACCCCGCCGGTCGTGGTCAGCCCGCGCAGGATGCCCTCCCGGGTGCCGTGGCGCAGCGACTCCTCCCGGACCCGGGACATCAGGAAGATGTTGTAGTCGACGCCCAGGGCGACCAGGAACACGAATCCGTACAGCGGAACCGATGAATCCGTGCCGCTGAAGCCGAACACATGGGTGAAGGCCAGCGAGGAAATGCCCAGCGTGGCCAGGAAGTTCAGCGCCACCGTCGCCACGAGCAGCACCGGCATGAGCAGCGACCGCAGCAGGAAGACCAGGATCACCAGGATGATCGCCAGCACCACCGGCACGATCAGCATGCGGTCGTCCTCGGCCGTGCGCTGGGTGTCGTACTGCTGCGCGGTGTAACCGCCGACCAGGGCGTCCGATCCCGGTACCGCGTGGACCGCGGTGCGCAGCGCGGCGACCGCCTCCTTGGCCCCGTCGCTGTCCGCCGCGTCCTCGAGCGTCGCGTCGATGCGGACCTTGCCGTCGACGACGAGAGGTTCGCCGCCCGGCCGCCCGCCCGCGCTCACCGGCACGGCCGAGTCCACCCCGTCGGTACGCTCGGCGGCCTCGGTCACCTCGGGCAGGCGGTCCGCCGCGGCGATGATCACCGCCGGATTGCCCGAGCCGCCGGGGAAGTGCTCGCTCAGCGCCTCCTGGGCGGCCACGGACGGGGCGTCGTTGACGAAGATCTCGTCGAGCGGCACCCCCTTGGAGGTGAGCGTCGGGGCGAAGGCGGCACAGGCGATCAGGGCCGCCAGGGTGATCGCCCAGACCTTGCGGGGCGCCCGGTCGACGAGGGCCG
This sequence is a window from Streptomyces parvus. Protein-coding genes within it:
- a CDS encoding DoxX family protein: MVCFNRRDLGLLALRVGTGAVLAAHGSQKLAGWFGGGGIQGTTAAMEAMGFHPPKHSAVAAGLGEAGGGVLLALGLATPAAGAAAAGAMAGAVAVHAPAGFFAQGGGYEYPAFLGFTAAAIGLAGPGRYSVDHVTCHVFDRPWMVALAFAGSAAAAAAVVGRRAKGQAAQKQETS